Proteins encoded together in one Chryseobacterium sp. G0201 window:
- a CDS encoding NAD(P)/FAD-dependent oxidoreductase — MSKEFVDVLVIGAGPSGCVSSSYLKKNNINVKVVEKTKFPRLVVGESLIPRVMDHFDEAGLFPALDKMGFEKKLGARFLRGDEVCIFDFGDKFGEGWDWTWQVPRADFDNTLAQEVINKGIDLEFETEVIGIEFNGTDSITTVKNKNGETKEIHAKFVIDSSGYGRVLPRLLDLEKPSKLSPHSAIFAHVEDINREEGTEGTLISFDIIETEVWLWVIPFSNGNTSVGIVGPTEYIDQLSENGDPAEALRKAISLSDYYVKRFGDVDFLFEPRHLKDYSCSVKKLFGDGFALTGNASEFLDPVFSSGMAFATEGGMTAAKLALRQLNGEKIDWQKEFADYILYGVDVFTTYVKEWYTGNLQELFFHQPENPDVKRKICAVLAGYVWNKDNPFVKKHDTVIKNLANLIKMEKQQEQS, encoded by the coding sequence ATGAGCAAAGAATTTGTTGATGTTCTCGTAATCGGTGCTGGACCTTCCGGATGCGTATCTTCTTCATACTTAAAGAAGAACAATATCAACGTGAAAGTTGTCGAAAAAACAAAATTTCCAAGATTGGTTGTAGGCGAAAGCTTAATTCCGAGAGTGATGGATCATTTTGATGAAGCGGGACTTTTTCCTGCTTTGGATAAAATGGGTTTCGAGAAAAAATTGGGAGCACGTTTTTTAAGAGGTGATGAAGTTTGCATCTTTGATTTCGGTGATAAATTCGGTGAGGGCTGGGATTGGACCTGGCAGGTTCCGAGGGCTGATTTTGATAATACTTTGGCTCAGGAAGTTATTAATAAAGGCATTGACCTTGAGTTTGAAACCGAAGTGATTGGTATTGAATTTAACGGAACAGATTCTATCACAACTGTAAAAAATAAAAATGGCGAAACAAAGGAAATCCATGCCAAATTTGTCATCGATTCAAGTGGTTACGGAAGAGTTTTACCGAGACTTTTAGATTTAGAAAAACCTTCAAAACTGTCTCCGCATTCAGCAATTTTTGCTCATGTAGAAGATATTAACAGAGAAGAAGGAACGGAAGGAACGTTGATTTCCTTTGATATTATTGAAACTGAAGTCTGGCTTTGGGTGATTCCTTTTTCGAATGGAAATACGAGTGTAGGAATCGTTGGTCCGACTGAATACATTGATCAATTATCTGAAAACGGAGATCCTGCAGAAGCGTTGAGAAAAGCAATTTCTCTTTCTGATTATTATGTAAAACGTTTTGGTGATGTAGATTTTCTTTTTGAACCGAGACATTTGAAAGATTATTCTTGTTCGGTTAAAAAATTATTCGGAGACGGATTTGCATTGACAGGAAATGCTTCGGAATTCCTAGATCCGGTTTTCTCATCAGGAATGGCTTTTGCAACAGAAGGCGGAATGACTGCTGCAAAACTGGCTTTAAGACAGCTAAATGGCGAAAAAATTGACTGGCAAAAAGAATTTGCAGATTATATCTTATACGGTGTTGATGTTTTCACAACCTACGTGAAAGAATGGTACACCGGAAATCTGCAGGAATTATTCTTCCATCAACCGGAAAACCCTGATGTTAAGAGAAAAATCTGTGCAGTTTTGGCAGGATATGTTTGGAATAAAGACAATCCTTTCGTCAAGAAGCACGACACCGTAATAAAAAATCTTGCGAACCTCATCAAAATGGAGAAGCAACAAGAACAATCATAA
- a CDS encoding lipid A biosynthesis acyltransferase, giving the protein MNKWKGKSKGTILGYRIFVWCIRNIGIRSSYFVLYFVALYYFIFEKKSNKYFTYYFQKRLNYGFWKTKISLFKSYFTFGTVLIDKTAISAGLREKYTYEFDGVENLKNLLAEKKGGVLISAHIGNFEIAEHFFADIDFDCQINLVTTDQEVTVIKEYLESVTVKKSNIKFIYVKDDMSHIFDINEALSKNELICFTGDRYFEGSKFLEGDLLGKTAKFPAGPFLIASRLGVPVVYVYVMKEKNLHYHLYARVAQQVKKRDAQGLLNSYTQNLESMIKKYPLQWFNYFDFWDDID; this is encoded by the coding sequence ATGAACAAGTGGAAAGGTAAATCTAAAGGCACAATTCTGGGTTACAGAATTTTCGTCTGGTGTATTAGAAATATCGGGATCAGAAGTTCATATTTTGTACTTTATTTTGTTGCTTTATACTACTTTATATTCGAAAAAAAAAGCAACAAATACTTTACCTATTACTTTCAAAAAAGACTGAATTACGGATTTTGGAAAACTAAAATTTCATTATTTAAAAGTTATTTCACTTTCGGAACAGTTTTGATTGATAAAACTGCTATTTCGGCGGGCTTAAGAGAAAAATACACTTACGAATTTGACGGCGTTGAAAATCTTAAAAACCTTTTAGCAGAAAAAAAAGGCGGAGTTTTAATCAGCGCTCACATCGGTAATTTTGAAATCGCAGAACACTTTTTTGCAGATATCGATTTTGATTGTCAGATTAATTTAGTGACAACAGATCAGGAAGTTACAGTCATCAAAGAATATCTTGAAAGTGTAACTGTTAAAAAAAGCAATATCAAATTCATTTATGTGAAAGACGATATGTCGCATATTTTCGACATCAATGAAGCTTTGTCGAAAAATGAATTGATCTGTTTTACTGGCGACCGTTATTTCGAAGGCTCAAAGTTTTTAGAAGGCGATTTATTGGGGAAAACCGCGAAATTTCCGGCTGGACCTTTCTTAATTGCTTCCCGATTAGGCGTTCCGGTTGTGTATGTGTATGTGATGAAGGAAAAAAATCTTCATTATCACTTATATGCAAGAGTCGCTCAACAGGTAAAAAAACGAGATGCACAGGGACTTTTAAACTCTTATACTCAAAATTTAGAGTCCATGATCAAAAAATATCCCCTTCAATGGTTCAATTACTTTGATTTTTGGGATGATATAGATTAA
- a CDS encoding acyl carrier protein: MEREKIVAIVNDFLVNEFEVDGDEISNEANLKTTLGLDSLDYIDMVVVIESNFGVKLGEADFKKMVTFDDFYSTIQNKITEKNA; the protein is encoded by the coding sequence ATGGAAAGGGAAAAAATTGTTGCGATCGTCAACGACTTTTTGGTTAATGAATTCGAGGTAGACGGCGATGAAATCAGCAATGAAGCAAACTTAAAAACAACTTTAGGCTTAGACAGCTTAGATTATATTGATATGGTTGTTGTGATTGAATCTAATTTCGGAGTGAAATTAGGGGAAGCAGACTTCAAGAAAATGGTCACTTTTGACGATTTTTATTCGACTATTCAAAACAAAATCACCGAGAAAAACGCTTAA
- the hutH gene encoding histidine ammonia-lyase produces MKINSFLELKDFQNIVVNNEKIELDDTLLARVDASFQFLKEFSRNKVIYGVNTGFGPMAQFKISDEDTHQLQYNLIRSHSSGIGNPLPPEEVKACMLARLNTLSLGNSGVHHSVVNLLKELINRDVTPLIFEHGGVGASGDLVQLAHLALVLIGEGEVFYKGERKSTKEVFEIEGLEPIKVEIREGLALMNGTSVMSGIGIVNAYKANQLTEISIKLSCAINEIVQAYDDHLSEALNGTKLHAGQQKIAERMRAHLSDSKLIRKREDHLYTHFEEQEKVFKEKVQEYYSLRCVPQILGPVLDTLEYTEKVLENEINSANDNPIIDVEGQHVYHGGNFHGDYISLEMDKLKIVVTKLTMLAERQLNYLLNSKINEILPPFVNLGKLGFNFGMQGVQFTATSTTAESQMLSNSMYVHSIPNNNDNQDIVSMGTNAAVICRKVIENAFEVLAIEAITIIQAIEYLDFKDKVSSSTKELYDEIRKIIPAFSDDMVMYPYLEEVKKYLKK; encoded by the coding sequence ATGAAAATAAATAGCTTTTTAGAACTGAAAGATTTTCAGAATATCGTCGTAAATAATGAAAAAATAGAACTGGATGATACACTTTTAGCCAGAGTGGATGCGAGTTTTCAGTTTTTAAAAGAATTTTCTAGAAACAAAGTGATATATGGTGTTAATACTGGTTTTGGGCCAATGGCTCAATTTAAAATCAGCGATGAAGATACTCACCAGTTACAATATAACTTAATAAGAAGCCATTCTTCAGGTATTGGAAATCCCCTGCCTCCAGAAGAAGTTAAGGCTTGTATGTTGGCAAGATTGAATACTTTGTCACTTGGGAATTCTGGAGTTCATCATTCGGTAGTTAATTTACTTAAAGAATTAATAAACAGAGATGTTACACCGCTGATTTTCGAACATGGAGGAGTAGGCGCAAGTGGCGATTTAGTCCAGCTAGCACACTTGGCTTTGGTTTTAATCGGTGAAGGTGAAGTTTTCTATAAAGGTGAAAGAAAATCCACAAAGGAAGTTTTTGAAATTGAAGGTTTAGAACCGATAAAAGTTGAGATCCGTGAAGGTCTTGCTTTAATGAACGGTACTTCTGTGATGTCAGGAATTGGTATTGTGAATGCATACAAAGCCAATCAATTAACTGAAATCTCGATTAAATTATCTTGTGCGATCAATGAAATCGTTCAGGCTTACGACGACCATTTATCGGAAGCTTTAAATGGAACAAAACTTCACGCAGGTCAGCAAAAAATTGCAGAAAGAATGCGTGCGCATTTGTCTGACAGTAAATTGATTAGAAAAAGAGAAGATCACTTATATACTCATTTTGAAGAGCAGGAAAAGGTTTTCAAGGAAAAAGTTCAGGAATATTATTCGTTAAGATGTGTTCCGCAGATTTTAGGACCTGTTCTAGATACGTTGGAATACACGGAGAAAGTTCTTGAAAATGAGATCAATTCAGCAAATGATAATCCAATTATAGACGTTGAGGGTCAACACGTTTACCACGGCGGAAATTTCCATGGAGATTATATTTCTCTTGAAATGGATAAGCTTAAAATTGTGGTGACAAAACTAACAATGTTGGCAGAAAGACAATTAAACTATCTTTTAAACTCAAAAATCAACGAAATTTTGCCTCCTTTTGTGAATTTAGGTAAATTAGGCTTTAATTTCGGGATGCAGGGCGTTCAGTTCACGGCGACTTCTACAACAGCGGAAAGTCAGATGTTATCGAATTCTATGTACGTTCACAGTATTCCAAATAACAATGATAATCAGGATATTGTGAGTATGGGAACCAATGCTGCCGTAATTTGCAGAAAGGTGATTGAAAATGCTTTTGAAGTATTGGCGATTGAAGCGATCACAATCATTCAGGCAATTGAATATCTTGATTTTAAAGATAAAGTTTCATCATCCACAAAAGAACTGTACGATGAAATAAGAAAGATCATTCCGGCGTTCTCAGATGATATGGTGATGTATCCATATTTGGAGGAAGTGAAGAAATATTTAAAAAAATAA
- a CDS encoding M23 family metallopeptidase — protein sequence MKAFSRLTFLFCFVSYFTIFAQNNYPQNYFRNPLNISINLAANFGAVRSNHFHMGLDIRTNSQENLPVVAAAEGYVSRIKVERYGFGNAVYVTHPNGYTTVYAHLNKYFDKLDEFVKEQQYKDEKWEQDITFSPNQFPVTKGQLIALSGNTGGSAGPHLHFEIRDTKTEECLNPLLFGFNIPDNIAPIISGLYWYDRRFSTYEPGANGIAVKKAGSVYTSNVTQVNSPQISFAIKAVDKANQGFNLGIYDAELLMDGKLIYSFKIDKVHYDDTRYINGCVDYTKFVKDKMSIQHLSNLQGMKLPNYSSGSDGMINLQDNEIHNIEIILKDVNGNTSRLTTKVQLSQTSNKVSSNDKTVIPNEAKTIKTENAEINLSKNAVYDAVNFNMYEKPDAEAVSNAIVLNSPYIPIHDNYNLKIKPNKKLSNEEKDKTVIELNYGNDKNIIKANWSGDRAEAQFNRLGTARLLLDNSSPSVSPSWKEGSLVNGNSLRLKGTTKIGDIESFRAEIDGKWLRFSRVKDDFVYVFDERCPKGSGSHTLKVTTVNTAGNENTQTFSFSR from the coding sequence ATGAAAGCCTTTTCCCGATTGACATTTCTTTTTTGTTTTGTCAGCTACTTTACAATATTTGCCCAAAATAATTATCCTCAAAACTATTTTAGAAATCCTTTGAATATTTCCATCAACCTTGCTGCCAATTTCGGAGCCGTTCGTTCTAATCATTTTCACATGGGATTGGATATCCGCACCAACAGTCAGGAAAACTTGCCGGTCGTTGCTGCAGCAGAAGGTTATGTAAGCAGAATAAAAGTGGAGCGTTACGGTTTTGGAAATGCCGTGTATGTTACTCATCCGAACGGTTACACAACGGTTTATGCTCATTTGAATAAATATTTCGATAAACTCGATGAATTCGTAAAAGAACAACAATACAAAGACGAAAAATGGGAGCAGGATATCACTTTTTCTCCTAATCAGTTTCCTGTGACGAAAGGACAATTAATTGCTTTAAGCGGAAATACAGGAGGTTCTGCGGGGCCACATTTACATTTTGAAATCAGAGATACAAAAACGGAAGAATGTCTTAATCCTTTGTTGTTTGGATTTAATATTCCGGATAATATTGCACCAATCATTAGTGGATTATATTGGTATGACAGGCGTTTCAGTACTTACGAGCCAGGAGCTAATGGAATTGCTGTGAAAAAAGCTGGAAGTGTTTATACTTCGAATGTCACTCAAGTTAATTCTCCTCAAATAAGTTTTGCGATAAAAGCGGTGGATAAAGCCAATCAAGGTTTTAATCTGGGAATTTATGATGCTGAATTATTGATGGATGGAAAATTGATTTATAGTTTTAAAATTGATAAAGTACATTATGATGATACAAGATACATCAATGGTTGTGTAGATTATACGAAGTTTGTCAAAGATAAAATGAGTATTCAACATTTGTCAAATTTGCAGGGAATGAAATTGCCAAATTACAGTTCCGGCTCCGATGGAATGATCAATCTTCAGGATAACGAAATTCACAATATTGAAATAATTTTAAAAGATGTGAATGGGAATACAAGCCGATTAACAACAAAAGTTCAATTAAGCCAAACTTCAAATAAAGTTTCATCGAATGATAAAACTGTAATTCCCAATGAAGCAAAAACGATTAAAACAGAAAATGCAGAAATTAATTTAAGCAAAAATGCAGTTTATGATGCTGTAAATTTTAATATGTATGAAAAACCTGATGCAGAAGCTGTTTCAAATGCCATTGTTTTGAATAGCCCTTATATTCCGATTCATGATAATTATAATTTAAAAATCAAACCTAATAAAAAATTATCCAACGAAGAAAAAGATAAAACCGTCATAGAACTCAATTACGGAAATGATAAAAATATCATCAAAGCAAATTGGAGTGGCGATCGGGCAGAAGCGCAATTCAACAGACTCGGAACAGCAAGATTATTACTTGATAATTCTTCACCTTCTGTTTCTCCAAGCTGGAAAGAGGGGTCATTGGTAAATGGAAATTCATTACGATTAAAAGGTACAACAAAAATCGGTGACATTGAATCTTTCCGGGCAGAAATAGATGGGAAATGGCTTCGTTTTTCAAGAGTAAAGGATGATTTTGTTTATGTTTTTGATGAAAGATGTCCAAAAGGTTCTGGTTCTCACACATTGAAAGTCACAACTGTCAATACAGCAGGAAATGAGAATACGCAAACTTTTAGTTTTTCGAGATAA
- a CDS encoding phenylacetate--CoA ligase family protein gives MEFYPSIEKSDIQEIKKFQEQKLQELLTYLETNSPFYQKLFKENNINISDIQTLEDLQKIPTTTKNDIQQNNDDFFCITPDKIVDYSTTSGTLGDPVTFGLSDNDLERLAYNEAISFVCAGIQKGDVVQMITTIDKRFMAGLAYFLGLRKMGASVVRMGPGIPELQWDSIFRYKPKYLITVPSFLLKMIDYAEKHGVDYKNSSVYGTVCIGESIKNQDFTDNILSQKIKEKWNIKLFSTYASTEMSTAFTECEFQVGGHQHPELIITEILDDNGNVVQEGESGELTITTLGVEALPLLRFKTGDIVKAHYEPCKCGRNTMRLGPVVGRKQQMIKYKGTTLYPPAMNDILNDFNNILCYQIVIQSNEIGLDEIIIKISTNSESQNFVNEVRDHFRAKLRVSPKIEIIDFDILSKTVFNPNSRKPITFIDLR, from the coding sequence TTGGAATTCTATCCATCAATCGAAAAATCAGATATTCAGGAAATAAAAAAGTTTCAGGAGCAAAAACTTCAGGAGCTTTTAACTTATCTTGAAACCAATTCACCTTTTTATCAAAAATTATTCAAAGAAAACAACATCAATATTTCTGATATTCAGACGTTGGAAGATTTGCAAAAAATCCCGACGACAACGAAAAACGATATTCAGCAGAATAATGACGACTTTTTCTGCATCACGCCCGATAAAATTGTCGATTATAGCACAACTTCTGGAACTTTAGGCGATCCCGTAACTTTCGGATTGTCAGATAATGACCTTGAAAGATTGGCTTACAATGAAGCAATTTCATTTGTTTGTGCAGGAATTCAGAAAGGAGATGTTGTACAGATGATTACAACGATTGATAAAAGATTCATGGCTGGTTTGGCTTATTTTTTAGGGTTGAGAAAAATGGGTGCAAGCGTTGTCAGAATGGGTCCCGGAATTCCGGAATTGCAATGGGATTCAATTTTTAGATATAAACCAAAATATTTGATTACCGTTCCATCGTTTTTATTAAAAATGATAGATTATGCCGAAAAACATGGTGTAGATTATAAAAACTCCAGTGTTTACGGTACCGTTTGTATTGGGGAAAGTATCAAAAATCAGGATTTTACGGATAATATTCTTTCACAAAAGATCAAAGAAAAATGGAATATTAAATTATTTTCAACCTACGCTTCCACAGAAATGAGTACAGCTTTCACAGAATGCGAATTTCAAGTCGGTGGACATCAACATCCGGAATTAATTATCACGGAAATTCTTGATGATAATGGAAATGTAGTTCAAGAAGGAGAAAGTGGAGAATTAACCATTACAACGTTGGGCGTTGAAGCTCTTCCGTTGTTAAGATTTAAAACCGGAGATATTGTAAAAGCACATTACGAGCCTTGTAAATGCGGAAGAAATACAATGAGACTTGGTCCGGTTGTTGGCAGAAAGCAACAGATGATTAAATATAAAGGAACGACCTTGTATCCGCCCGCGATGAATGATATTCTGAATGATTTTAATAATATTTTGTGTTATCAGATCGTTATTCAGTCGAATGAAATAGGTTTGGATGAAATTATCATTAAAATAAGCACAAACAGCGAATCTCAAAACTTCGTCAATGAAGTGAGGGATCATTTCCGTGCAAAATTGAGGGTAAGTCCGAAAATTGAGATCATAGATTTTGATATTTTGTCTAAAACCGTTTTTAACCCAAACAGCAGAAAACCCATTACATTTATAGATTTAAGATAA
- the fabG gene encoding 3-oxoacyl-ACP reductase FabG produces the protein MKCAIVTGGSRGIGRAICIKLAEEKNYHILINYTSNEAAARETLAKVEELGSTGEILKFDVGNAEETLKVLGEWQEKNADSIVEVIVNNAGITRDGLFMWMQSEDWNAVINTSLNGFFNVTNFFIQKLLRNKYGRIINMVSVSGVKGTAGQTNYSAAKGALVGATKALAQEVAKRNITVNAVAPGFIRTDMTQDFNENELKAMIPANRFGEAEEVADLVAFLASRKSSYITGEVININGGIYS, from the coding sequence ATGAAATGTGCAATTGTAACAGGAGGCTCTAGAGGAATCGGAAGAGCCATCTGTATAAAACTGGCAGAAGAGAAAAACTATCATATACTGATCAACTACACTTCAAACGAAGCTGCAGCAAGGGAAACTTTAGCTAAAGTAGAAGAATTGGGTTCTACAGGAGAAATTCTAAAATTCGATGTAGGAAATGCGGAAGAAACTTTAAAAGTTTTAGGAGAATGGCAGGAAAAAAACGCAGATTCAATCGTTGAAGTGATCGTGAATAATGCCGGAATTACAAGAGACGGATTATTCATGTGGATGCAGAGTGAAGACTGGAACGCTGTGATTAACACGAGTTTAAATGGTTTTTTCAACGTGACAAATTTCTTTATTCAAAAATTGTTGCGTAATAAATACGGCAGAATTATTAATATGGTTTCTGTTTCCGGAGTGAAAGGAACAGCAGGTCAAACGAATTATTCTGCAGCAAAAGGCGCTTTAGTCGGGGCTACAAAAGCTCTGGCTCAGGAAGTTGCGAAAAGAAATATCACCGTAAATGCGGTTGCTCCAGGGTTTATCAGAACAGATATGACGCAGGATTTTAATGAAAATGAATTAAAAGCAATGATTCCTGCCAACCGATTTGGCGAAGCAGAGGAAGTTGCAGATCTTGTTGCATTCTTAGCTTCAAGAAAATCTTCGTACATTACAGGGGAAGTGATTAATATTAACGGTGGAATTTACTCATAA
- a CDS encoding beta-ketoacyl-[acyl-carrier-protein] synthase family protein, translated as MENRVVITGMGIYSCIGTSLEEVKDSLYQGKSGIVLVDERKEFGFRSGLTGVVPKPDLKSLLNRRQRISMGEESEYAYVATLNALQQAGIDQDFLDNNEVGILYGNDSVSQAVVESIDIAREKKDTTLMGSGAIFKSMNSTVTMNLSTIFKLRGINLTISAACASGSHSLGLAYMMIKSGMQDMIVCGGAQETNKYSMASFDGLGVFSVRENEPTKASRPFDKDRDGLIPSGGAASLIVESLESAQKRGANILAEIVGYGFSSNGGHISTPNVDGPALAMNRALQQSGLQVKDIDYINAHATSTPIGDANEAKAIYEIFGGEVPVSSTKSMTGHECWMAGASEVIYSILMMQNDFVAPNINLKNPDDEAKKINLIAETKSQKIDVFLSNSFGFGGTNSALIVKKFE; from the coding sequence ATGGAAAATAGGGTTGTAATTACCGGAATGGGAATTTATTCTTGCATCGGAACTTCTCTGGAAGAAGTGAAAGATTCCCTGTATCAAGGAAAATCCGGTATTGTTTTAGTGGACGAAAGGAAAGAATTTGGTTTCAGATCAGGCCTTACAGGCGTAGTTCCAAAACCGGATCTGAAAAGTCTTTTAAACAGACGTCAGCGCATCAGCATGGGCGAAGAAAGTGAGTACGCTTATGTCGCAACACTTAATGCGTTACAGCAGGCAGGCATAGATCAAGACTTCTTAGATAATAACGAAGTCGGAATTTTATACGGAAATGATAGTGTTTCTCAGGCAGTTGTGGAATCAATCGACATTGCAAGAGAGAAAAAAGATACGACTTTAATGGGTTCTGGCGCGATATTCAAATCGATGAATTCTACGGTTACCATGAACCTTTCCACAATATTTAAATTAAGAGGAATTAATTTGACCATTAGCGCAGCTTGTGCAAGTGGATCTCATTCGTTGGGATTAGCCTACATGATGATTAAGAGCGGAATGCAGGACATGATTGTTTGTGGAGGTGCTCAGGAAACCAACAAATATTCAATGGCGAGTTTTGACGGTTTGGGTGTTTTTTCGGTAAGAGAAAATGAGCCGACAAAAGCATCAAGACCTTTTGATAAAGATAGAGACGGATTAATTCCAAGTGGTGGAGCGGCATCTTTGATTGTTGAAAGTTTAGAATCTGCACAAAAAAGAGGGGCAAATATTCTGGCTGAAATCGTTGGTTACGGTTTTTCTTCAAATGGCGGACATATCTCAACTCCAAATGTTGATGGTCCGGCTCTAGCAATGAATAGAGCCTTGCAACAGTCTGGTTTACAGGTGAAAGATATTGATTATATTAACGCTCACGCAACTTCTACACCAATCGGAGACGCGAATGAAGCAAAGGCGATCTACGAAATTTTTGGAGGTGAAGTTCCTGTAAGTTCTACAAAATCTATGACAGGTCATGAATGTTGGATGGCGGGTGCAAGTGAAGTTATTTACTCGATTTTGATGATGCAAAATGATTTTGTAGCACCAAATATCAACTTGAAAAACCCTGATGATGAGGCAAAAAAGATAAATTTGATCGCCGAAACAAAAAGTCAAAAAATTGACGTATTTTTGTCGAATTCTTTTGGATTTGGGGGAACAAATTCGGCACTAATTGTTAAAAAATTTGAATAA